A stretch of DNA from Alicyclobacillus acidocaldarius subsp. acidocaldarius Tc-4-1:
GGTACGCGGAAGAGGCGAAGCGCGTTTACGGGGAGACCATTCCGTCGAGTTTTCCCAACAAACGGATTCTCGTGCATCGGCAGCCCGTGGGCGTCGTGGCGGCCATCACGCCTTGGAACTTCCCGGTGAACATGGTGGCGCGCAAAATCGCGCCGGCGCTCGCCGCGGGATGCACGGTCGTGCTGAAACCGGCTGAGGCGACGCCGCTCTCCGCCATTCGGCTGTTTGAGCTGATCCACGAGGCGGGCTTCCCGCCAGGCGTGGCCAACCTCGTGATTGGGCAACCCGACAAGGTGGGAGAAGCGTTCCTCAAGAGCCCGAAGGTGGCGAAGATCGCCTTCACTGGCAGCACGCGCGTCGGCAAGCTGCTTATGGCGGGCGCAGCCGAGCATGTCAAGCGCGTCAGCCTCGAGCTCGGCGGACACGCCCCGACTCTCGTGTTCGCCGACGCCGATCTCGATCTCGCGGTGAAGGGCGTATTCGAGAGCAAATTCCGCAACACCGGCCAGATGTGCATCTGCACGAACCGCCTGTATGTCGAGCGCTCTGTCGCGGAGCCCTTCGTCGAGCGGCTGGTGGAGCGCGTGAAAAAGGCGAAGGTGGGCGACGGCAGGAATCCGGATGTCGAAGTCGGCCCGGTCATCAATGAGCGCGGCCTCGAGAAGGTGCTCAACCACATCGAAGACGCGCGCCAGAAGGGCGCAACCGTGGTCTGCGGAGGAAACCGCCTGACCGAGGGAGACTACGCCAAAGGTTACTTCGTCGAGCCGACCGTTCTCACTGGCGTCGAGCGCGGCATGCGCGTCCTCGAGGAGGAGACGTTCGGGCCTGTGCTCCCCGTGGCGGTCTTCGACACCGAGGACGAGGCCATCCGCCTTGCGAACGATTCGCCCTATGGACTCGCGGCCTACGTGTACACGCGCGATCTCGGCCGGGCCGTTCGGGTCGCCGAAGCGCTGGAATTCGGCATCGTAGGTGTCAACGACGGGGCGCCGGTGCAGACGCAGGCTCCGTTCGGCGGCTTCAAGGAGAGCGGGCTCGGGCGCGAGGGCGGCCATCACGCCATGGACGAGTTCCTCGAAATCAAGCACATCTCGCTCGGATGGTGATGGGAGATGGGGGAGAAGCTGCGCGGGATCCCGCGCAGCTTCTAGCCGCTCCAGCGGATTTTGCGCTATGATGAACAGGGGAGAGAAGGGGGCATTCGCGCATGCATAAAAGCGTTCGCGTGGAACACCAGGGGGCTGTGATGGTCGTCACCCTCAACCGGCCGGAAAAGGTGAATGCCTTGACGCGGGATACGCTGTTCGCCCTGCGCGAGGCGTTTCAAGCCGCAGGAGAGGACGACGGCGTCCGCTGCGTCCTTCTGACGGGTGCGGGCCGCGGCTTCTGCGCGGGTCAGGATCTGGATCTCGGCGGCGGCGACGCCGATTACGCCAAGGTCATCCGAGAGACGTACAATCCGCTCATTCTCACCATGACGCACCTCGAAAAGCCCATCGTCTGCGCCATCAACGGCGTTGCGGCCGGCGCCGGCGTCAGCCTAGCGCTCGCCTGCGATCTTCGCATTGCCTCCGAAACGGCGACATTCATTCAGGCTTTTGTGAATATTGGGCTCATTCCGGACTCCGGCGGAACCTGGTTCTTGCCGCGCATCGTAGGTCTCGGCCGGGCCATGGAACTCGCCATGTTGGGCGATCGCGTCGATGCCTCCCGCGCCTTCGAGATGGGGCTCGTCAACCGCGTCGTGCCCGCCGACAGGCTGATGGCCGAGGCGATGGCGCTCGCCGAGCGGCTGGCTTCGATGCCCACTCGCGCCATCGGGCTCATCAAGCGCGCGCACTACGAGGGCATGGAGCAGACGCTGGCGCAGTCACTCGAGCTCGAGGCCGTGCTGCAGAAAGAGGCCGGCCAGACGGCGGATCACCAGGAGGGTGTGCGGGCATTTCTGGAAAAAAGACCACCGCGTTTTCAGGGCCGATAGGCTCTGACTTCGCTGTATTTCTTCGATGAAAGGAGATTTCACATGCGAAATGTGTGGATCGTCGAATACGTGCGGACGCCCATCGGCAGACAGGGCGGGGCACTGAAGCGCGTCCGCCCGGACGATCTCGCCGCGCACGTGTTGAAGCACGTCTGCGATCGAGCCGGGATCGAGCCGGGCCAGGTGGAGGAAGTGTACATGGGCTGCGCCAATCAGGCGGGCGAGGACAACCGGAACGTGGCGCGCATGGCGGTGCTCCTCCCGGGCTTTCCCGAGCACGTCCCGGGCGTCACGGTGAATCGCCTGTGCGCCTCGGGACTGGAGGCCGTGAATCAGGCGGCAAAGGCGATTGCGCTTGGCGAGATCGACATCGCCATCGCGGGGGGCGTGGAGAGCATGACGCGCGCGCCGCTCGTGTTCCCGAAGCCGGAGATGGAATACGTGCGCGGCAATCAGATCATGTGGGACACGACGCTGGGCTGGCGCATGCCGAATCCGCAGTTTCCGTATCCGCTCGAGAGCATGGGCGAGACGGCCGAGAACGTGGCGGAGCAATTTGGCATCTCGCGCGAGGATCAGGACGCCTTTGCACTCGCGAGCCAACAGAAGGCCGCGAGAGCGCAGGCGGAGGGGATCTTCGCGGAGGAGATTGTGCCCGTCGTTGTGAAGGAGAAGAAGCAGGAGATGGTGGTGGATCGCGACGAGCATCCGCGGCCTGACACCACCATGGAGGCGCTCGCGAAGCTCAAGCCCGCTTTCCGCGAGGGAGGCACGGTGACGGCGGGCAACTCGTCGGGCATCAACGACGGCGCGGCGGCGCTCGTGCTCGTGTCGGAGGAAAAGGGGCGGGAATTCGGCCTGAAGCCGCTTGCGCGTTGGGTGGCGAGCGCGACGGCGGGCGTCAGCCCGCGCGTGATGGGAATTGGCCCTGTGTACGCCGTGCGGAAGCTCCTCGCCAGGACGGGCGTTCGGGTGGACGAGATCGACTGGGTGGAGTTGAACGAGGCCTTTGCGGCGCAGTCGGTGGCGTGCATCCGCGAGCTGGGGTTCGATCCGGCCAAGGTGAATCCGAATGGCGGCGCCATCGCGCTGGGGCATCCGCTCGGCTGCTCGGGGGCGCGCCTCGCTGGGACGCTCGCGAAGCAGCTTGTGCGCACGGGGGCGCGCTACGGCATTGCTACGCTTTGCGTCGGTGTGGGGCAGGGCGTGGCGACGCTTCTCGAGCGGGTGGACGCGTGAGGTAGGACCGCGAGACGCAGTTTCTCGGCGCGCGAATGGCGTACCGCTGTGGCGTCGCACGAGGTACAATGGAGACAGCGAGGACGGCCTCCGGCCGGCGGAACAGGTCTTCCCCGCGCCGGCAGGCCGTTTCTGGCAGACGCGTAGGAGGTCGTGGTTTGCACGCAATCGACATCGTTCTGCTTCTCGTGTTGCTGGGGCTTGCGGCATGGACAATCTGGCGAGTGGAGTTGACGCAGCGCAACCAGCAGCGGTTATTTGCTCAGCTCGAGGCCCACGAACGGGCGCTGCGAGACCTGCGCATGGAGATGTCCCAGGCGATTCAGTCCCAGAGCCAGGCGCTGATGAGCGCGCAGGCGGAAGCCTCGCGCAGTCTCGC
This window harbors:
- a CDS encoding enoyl-CoA hydratase-related protein, which produces MHKSVRVEHQGAVMVVTLNRPEKVNALTRDTLFALREAFQAAGEDDGVRCVLLTGAGRGFCAGQDLDLGGGDADYAKVIRETYNPLILTMTHLEKPIVCAINGVAAGAGVSLALACDLRIASETATFIQAFVNIGLIPDSGGTWFLPRIVGLGRAMELAMLGDRVDASRAFEMGLVNRVVPADRLMAEAMALAERLASMPTRAIGLIKRAHYEGMEQTLAQSLELEAVLQKEAGQTADHQEGVRAFLEKRPPRFQGR
- a CDS encoding NAD-dependent succinate-semialdehyde dehydrogenase, which codes for MTDTRKMYIGGEWVDSISGESLEVRNPATGEVVGRAAFGDHRDALRAIDAAHAAFPEWSRLLARERSRYLYRLYELVYEHRNELAELVSAEMGKPVREAKGEVVGSADYFLWYAEEAKRVYGETIPSSFPNKRILVHRQPVGVVAAITPWNFPVNMVARKIAPALAAGCTVVLKPAEATPLSAIRLFELIHEAGFPPGVANLVIGQPDKVGEAFLKSPKVAKIAFTGSTRVGKLLMAGAAEHVKRVSLELGGHAPTLVFADADLDLAVKGVFESKFRNTGQMCICTNRLYVERSVAEPFVERLVERVKKAKVGDGRNPDVEVGPVINERGLEKVLNHIEDARQKGATVVCGGNRLTEGDYAKGYFVEPTVLTGVERGMRVLEEETFGPVLPVAVFDTEDEAIRLANDSPYGLAAYVYTRDLGRAVRVAEALEFGIVGVNDGAPVQTQAPFGGFKESGLGREGGHHAMDEFLEIKHISLGW
- a CDS encoding thiolase family protein; this encodes MRNVWIVEYVRTPIGRQGGALKRVRPDDLAAHVLKHVCDRAGIEPGQVEEVYMGCANQAGEDNRNVARMAVLLPGFPEHVPGVTVNRLCASGLEAVNQAAKAIALGEIDIAIAGGVESMTRAPLVFPKPEMEYVRGNQIMWDTTLGWRMPNPQFPYPLESMGETAENVAEQFGISREDQDAFALASQQKAARAQAEGIFAEEIVPVVVKEKKQEMVVDRDEHPRPDTTMEALAKLKPAFREGGTVTAGNSSGINDGAAALVLVSEEKGREFGLKPLARWVASATAGVSPRVMGIGPVYAVRKLLARTGVRVDEIDWVELNEAFAAQSVACIRELGFDPAKVNPNGGAIALGHPLGCSGARLAGTLAKQLVRTGARYGIATLCVGVGQGVATLLERVDA